CACCCGTGAACCCGCTGCAAAGTCGATGCCAAGGTTAAGTCTAAACACAGCAATAACAATGATACCTACAACAACAAGCACGCTTGATATTCCAAAGAATACGTTTTTGTATTTTACAAAGTCAATACGGTCAAATTTCGTCGGCAATGTAAGTGTATCGTAGTTTTCGCCAATATGCTTAATATCCTTCTTATTGACACCAAACCATGACGGTCTCTTGTTGAATGCTTTGCTGTTAACAATAAGCCCAAGCAACAATCTTGTCCCATATACTGCCGTGATAAAGCTCACTAGAATACTGACAATCAGCAATGTCGCAAATCCTCTAACAGAGCTTGTACCATATGCAAATAAGATAACGGACGCAAGAATCGTTGTAAGGTTAGCATCAATAATGGTGGATATTGAGTTTTTGTTACCAGCTTGGTAAGCCGATTTCAGTGTTTTCCCTACTTTAAGTTCATCCTTAATCCGTTCATATGTGATGATATTGGCGTCAACCGCCATACCGACACCAAGTATTAGGGCGGCAATTCCCGGCAGTGTCAGTACCCCGTTAATTAAATCAATAACAAGCAGATTTAAGTATACGAATATAGACAGGGTGATGACTGCAATTAAGCCTGGCAAACGGTAGTAGAACAGCATAAACAAGAACACAAGTCCAACACCAACAATGCCGGCAAATACTGTTTCTTTAAGAGCCTGGTCACCAAACTGGGCTCCAACGCTTGTTGAATAAACCTCAGTCAGCTTAACAGGAAGAGCTCCCGCATCCAGAAGCTCAGCCAATGTCTTCGCTTCTTCAATCGTAAAGTTCCCTGTAATCGAAACGGTATCTGTGTTCAATACACTGCTTACCATTGGGTTAGACAGGAATTTAGGATCAGCTTTTGTTGCTTCTTCCGCATAGGAATCGCCTTCTTCATAATCGAGCCAGATGACAAGCGGATTTCCAAGCACTTCTGTCGTTACGTCCTTAAATTTCTCAGCACTCTTCAGCTTTAAGGAAACACTAGGTTTACCATATTCATCAAATACCTGTTCAGCTCCGCCTTGTACTAAGTCAGAACCATCCATCAGCTTTTTATCGTTAACATCACGGAACGACAGGTTCGCTTCTGTCGACAGCAATTCCCGTGCCTTATTCTGATCAGTTATGCCTGCTAGCTGTACACGGATGCGGTCCTTTCCTTCGATTTGAATGCTTGGTTCGCTGACACCGAGCACGTTGATTCGCTTATCTAAGGCTTGAGCCGTACTGTTAAGAATATCCGTATTAATCTTTTTCCCATCTATTGGTTCTACTTTATAAAGAACCTCAAAACCACCTTGGAGATCAAGACCAAGTTTAATATCCTTTAAAATATTATTTGTTGTTCCTCCCATCAATCCTGCAAAGACAACTACAATTAATAGGAAGGCAACTATTCTGCTCCGCTTTACCATTATGTATTTTTCCTCCTCGTTCTAAAAAGGCGTACATATGATTACACCTATTGACAAGCTTAAGCCATCCTGACAGCTTGACAGGACGGCAAGCACTATTCATTACAGAATTTGTTCATGAATTCTTCGTTAATTAAACATTTTCTTTCTATAATAAAACATTATGAAACAGTTTATGAGTGCTGTCAATTTGTACTAAAAATTATCGAACTTCTTCACAAAAAATTCACAAATGCTCTGTATGTAAAGGTTATTTTAGCAGCTCCTTTTTTTCCTCCTCTGAAAGCACAGAGAAATAGT
This DNA window, taken from Niallia sp. Man26, encodes the following:
- the secDF gene encoding protein translocase subunit SecDF, with the translated sequence MVKRSRIVAFLLIVVVFAGLMGGTTNNILKDIKLGLDLQGGFEVLYKVEPIDGKKINTDILNSTAQALDKRINVLGVSEPSIQIEGKDRIRVQLAGITDQNKARELLSTEANLSFRDVNDKKLMDGSDLVQGGAEQVFDEYGKPSVSLKLKSAEKFKDVTTEVLGNPLVIWLDYEEGDSYAEEATKADPKFLSNPMVSSVLNTDTVSITGNFTIEEAKTLAELLDAGALPVKLTEVYSTSVGAQFGDQALKETVFAGIVGVGLVFLFMLFYYRLPGLIAVITLSIFVYLNLLVIDLINGVLTLPGIAALILGVGMAVDANIITYERIKDELKVGKTLKSAYQAGNKNSISTIIDANLTTILASVILFAYGTSSVRGFATLLIVSILVSFITAVYGTRLLLGLIVNSKAFNKRPSWFGVNKKDIKHIGENYDTLTLPTKFDRIDFVKYKNVFFGISSVLVVVGIIVIAVFRLNLGIDFAAGSRVEISSEKPLTTEAVQADMDALGITADDITISGENNDRAAIRIKGDMSQSKVAELKTTLHDKYGSDPNVSTVSPTVGKELAKNAFYAIILASLGIILYVTIRFEIYMALAAIIALLHDAFFIIVIFSFTRLEVDITFIAAVLTIVGYSINDTIVTFDRIRENLVKKKRITTAKEIKDIINTSIRQTFTRSLNTVLTVVICVIALLIFGSESIRNFSLALLIGLIGGAYSSIFIASQLWFVWKKKELKKKGVLITVKEKRVSSDEPQV